TGTTGCTTCAAAGGATTCTAATTGTCTTTTTGTTTGATGTTTTTGTTTTTTTAGTAATTCTAAAGCTGTGTAAAGTTGTTTAATTTCTATACTAGGTTTACTCTCTGGACACCATCTTTTTAACTCATATTGAGCACCATATTCGGCAATTGTCTTTGCGTCTTTTTTATCTGTTTTTGCTCTATATAATCTTGTTTGACTATATCTTCTAATTATCAAAGGATTTAATACACATACATTAAAACTAGATGCATGTAAAAAAGTTGCTAACTGAACATAATAAGGACCACTAGCCTCCATTACAATCCAGTCTGATGCACTAATCAATTTAATAAATTGCTCAAAACCTGTATTTTGATTCTTAAAAATTTTGTGAATCCATTTATCTTTTTCTAAATAAGAAACATCAAAGGTTTGCTTACTAATATCAATTCCTATAATTTTACTCATATCAAATGTTTTTATAGAAAAATTACTACATTTACTTATCAATCCTAAATACAGACTTGATGGTCTAATGATCTGTTCAAGTTTATGTAGTAAGGGGTAAAGTGATTAGCATTGCGAACGGTCTTTAATGACAAATGACGGACTATAATCTTTTCCTTTACCCTTACTTTTCTTGTTAAATATTAAATCTAATTTAAGCTTTTTAAAAACAGATCCTTATTTTTACAAACATAGGATGACGTAAATCTATAATAAAAGGTTGCTACTTCAATCCCTAACGCAAATACAAAACGTAATAAATTCAAAAACCCGATTTCAATTAAGAAATCGGGTTTTTTCAATCAACTAAAACTAATCAACCAAAACTAGTTATTTTCCTTGTTGAGGTCTTTCTCCTCTTTTGTCTCCCTTATTTTTTTTTGACCCTTTCTTTCCTTTCCTTTTATTATGAGCCATTCTCTTTCTACCTTTTTGCATTTTTTCAAACTTCTCAAATTGATCTTTATTTAAAATCTCTTTCATCCTGTTTTTCATTGCAATCTGTGTGTCTAATTGCTTATTTTTCATTGCAAACATTTCACCAGCGGTAGGTCTTTCTTTATTTTTTCTTGCTTCTTTTCTTTTTTCCATAGAAGCCTTTCTTTCTGCCATTTTTGCCATTAATAGTGGCTTAATTTCTCTCTGTTGCTTAGCTGATAAATCTAAAGCCAAAGTCATTTTTTTAACTGCCAAAGTTGTGTGTTGTTCTGCAGTTAAATTAGAACCTCTTTCTCCTCTTTTCTTTTGTGCTTGTGTAGTAAATGTTACTGCAATTACTAAAACTAAAATACTTACTATTTTTTTCATCTTTATAAATTTTAATGTTATTTTGTATACTTCTTTGACTATTGAAAAGTAAAAAGGTTTAATGTAAATTTCTGTTTAACAAGTTTTTAACATATAAGAAGTGTTTTAAAAACAAAAACTCGGCTTCAATAAAGAAACCGAGTTTTCAAATCAACTAATCAACCCAAAACTAGTTATTATAATCTCTTATTGTTTTTTCATTTTCATTCTATCTTTTCCTTTCTCTTTTCTTTCTTTAGCAATTTTTTCAAATTTCACTAATTGTTCTTCATTTAAAATACTAGCTATTTCTGTATTAAAAGCAGCTTCTTTTTCCATTCGATCTTCTCTTAGTTGCGTGCGCTCTTCTTTAGATGGTTTCTTTCCAGATTCTCTGCTAGCTTTTCTATTATCATTCATTGCCATTCTATCTGCAATTTGAGCGTATAATAGAGGTTTAATCTTACTTTGCTGAGCTTCAGTTAAATTTAACTCCTTAGTCATTTTTGTAAGCATCTTTTCAGCAGAAGGTTTTCCACCTCTTTTTTGAGCTTGTGCAGTAAAAGTAAAGGCGAATACTAGAACTACTATCGTTAATATATTTTTCATTTTAATTGTTTTATTATTTTAATTACACTTCTTTGACACTTAAAAAATGAAAAGGTTTAAATTTGTTTCTTGTTTAACATGTTTTTAACAAAGTAAAGATGAAGAATTTTTTGTGGTTAGTACTATTGTTGCCAATGCTTACAGCTGGTCAAGACAGTATTCGTGTAAATGTGAGAAATCCTCATGCTACAATTTATACACATTTATATTTTTTGCAATCTGATTCTTACGAGCCTAAAAAAGCAGCAAAAACTATTTTAGGTCTTTCTGAAGAGAAAGCAATTGAAAAAGCCATTAAAATAAAGCAAGTTTTAGATGGTAAAGGTTTATATGTAGATGTAAATAAAATACCTACAAACCCTAATTATAAAGATACTATTGGTTATTCTTCTTATTCTAGATATGTTTTGTTTCCTCAAAGAATGCCTCAAATTTATGTAGAAAAAATCGATGATAATTGGTATTACTCAACAGAAACTGTTGCGAAAATAGAAGGTTTATACAAAGAAGTTTTTCCTTGGTATATTCAAAAATTACAGAAATTAATTCCTGTTTCTGGACATAAAAAATTATTAGGGTTAGAATTATGGCAGTTTATAGGGCTATTATTAATGTTAGTTTTAGGATATCTTGTTTTTTTTATAGTAAAAAGAATTGCCTTTTTTATATTAAGAAAAATTCAACAACAAGTAACTAAAAATTCAAATATAGAAGTAAATAAAGTGCTTAAAAAGTTAGCACATCCTATAAGTTTATTACTATTAGTTGCTTTTATTGATAAAATATTTCCATCCTTACAATTTGGTTTAACTACAAATACATGGGTGTTTTTGGGATTAAATATTGCCGAAACCGTTTTTTGGATTTATGTTTTCTTAAAATTAGTACAAGTTGTAATGCGAATTTATGCCGAATTTACAGAGAGAACACATGGTAGATTAGATGATCAATTAGTACCAATTTTAGACAGCTTTCTTACAGGATTAGTTATTGTAGTTGGTGTTTTTAGATTGTTAGTCCTTTTTGGAGTAGATGCATCAACAATGTTAGCAGGTGCAACAATAGGAGGTTTGGCATTTGCATTGGCTTCTCAAGATACTGTGAAAAACTTGATAGGAACGATCATGATTTTTCTAGATAAACCTTTTCATATCGAAGATTGGATTGAAGCAGGGGAAGTTGTCGGAACCGTAGAAAGAGTAGGTTTTAGGTCTACACAAGTTCGTGCAGCAGATACTTCTATTTATCAAATACCAAATAGTAAATTGTCAGAATTGGTTATTAATAACAAAGGTTTGCGATTATTTAGACGTTATAATACAAATTTAGGTTTGCGTTATGATACACCGCCAGAATTAATTGAAGCATTTGTAAAAGGACTTAGAGAAATTGTGATTGAACATCCAGAAACACGTTCAGACTCTTTTAATATTGAATTTACAGGTTTTGGAGATTCCGCTTTATTAATTATGGTAAACGTGTATTTTAAAAGTTTAGCTTGGGGCATAGAGCAATCTTCTAAACACAGATTGCATATTGCAATTGTTAAATTAGCGTCAGAATTAGGTGTTGATTTTGCATTTCCATCTACAACTGTTACTATTGAGCAGTTTCCAGAAAAACAAGGTATAAGTCTAAAATACGATATCAATAAAGAAAGAACAGATGCTGTTATCTCTAAAATTGTAAGCGATTTTAATAAAGGAAACTAGTTTACTGAAAGCATTTTTTTTGAAGCTATTTCCTGCTTTTCGCACTCGCTTTTTTTACGAAAAGTAAAAAAGAGCTCAAACAATTGCTTCAATCAGGGCTAAACCTGTTTGCTAACTTTTGTCTTTTATTCAGAAGTTTAGATTAAAATCTATTAACTGTTTTTCGCTTCTTTAAGAATTTCTCTCACAGCAATCGCATAATTTTTTGGATTACTTGCCTTTTTAATCTTTTTATAGGTTTTCTGAGGATTAGAAAAACTTTGAGCAAAGTATTCCCAGAAACCAAGCATCTTCATTTTAATTGGAGTTGGTCCAGAAAGAGCGGCATCATATTCTTGATAAATACGATCGTGAAATTCATTAAAAATATCAAACCTATTTTTAGGATATTCAGTAGTGTCGTTTTTAATCATACTTGGTAAAAACGGATCCGCAATTAAGCCTCTACCAATCATCCAATGATCTATGGTTGTAAAACGTTCTTGTAACTTCTTAAATGACGCTACAGAAGTAATATCACCATTATAATACATTTTATGTTTGCTATTGTCTAAACATTTCTGAAATGCTTCTAAATTTGTTCCGCCTTTATAAAGTTGTTTTCCAATTCTTGCGTGAATGGCTATATTTTTTAATGGGTATTTATCTAAAATAGGCAAAGTATCTAAAATTTCTTCAGGATTTTCATACCCCATTCTCATTTTCATAGAAACAAGAATATCAGATTCATTATGTACTTTATGAAGAATACTATCTATTTTTTCTGCATCATGTATCAATCCAGAACCCATTCCTCGTTTTGTAACCATCGGGTAAGGACAACCTAAATTCCAGTTTAATTCTTTGTAGCCTAATTCTCTTACATACTTAGAAACAAATAAGAACTCATCAGCATCATTTGTAATAATCTGCGGAATAACTTCAAGTTCTGTATTATTCTCTAAATCGATATCCCTTTTGTAAGAATTTTTAATCACCATTTTTCCATTCAAACGAATGTAAGGAGAATAAAAAGTATCAATTCCACCAAAAAAATGGTTAAAAGCGTTTCTGAATTTATAATCTGTAAAACCCTGTAAAGGAGAAGAAAGTAAAGTATGACTCATGTAAAATATTGAGTTGCAAATATAGAATACTTTTTAGAGCAAATTATAATTTAAGATAAACCTCTTCTAAAAGTTTAATTTCCTTTTTTCACTTTTAAAGGAGTATTCATCCAATAGTTGTTTTCTAACTTTAAAGGAGTAATTATAGATTTCGATAAAGGTAAACTCTTATCTATAAAGTTTTGCTGAAGTGGTATTTTTTTATTTTCAAAGACTTCTTGCACAAAAAACTCTCTATATTGATTCATTTTGATGCTTGCTCTTTGGTTAATAATAAAACCATTTATGTCTTTAATATTTTCAATTTCGAAACTAAAGTATTTACCATAATTGGGGTTGTATTTCTCTTTTTCGAAGTTTATTTTAGTAAGTGATTCTTTATCTATATGAATGGTAACTGTTCTATCATTGGTGTCAAAAGTATTAACGTCTATTACTTTTAACCTTTCGTTTTTATAATACATTTTAAAATTCCTGCGAAAAGGCTCTAAGCTATCAAAGTATAATTGACGATTAAATGAAACTATAAACGAGTTTTTTTTCGGATCAAAAATAGTTTTATCAATTTTAAAATAATTACCATTTGTTGCTTTAAAAAAGTTATTGAAAGTTATGTAATTCAAATACATTTTATCTTTTTTTGGTCTGTATTCTATTGTAATTGAATATTGTGGGTTTTTCTTACGCTTATAATATAGATTGTAGTTTAATTTATGAATTGCAAATTCTTGTTTAGAAATATAAATACTTCCATACGCAGCATAATCGTTACTAGTTTTTGTGTTAATTGAAGAAAAAGTAATTTCGTAAAGCGGTATTTTATCAGAAAAAATAATTCTTTTAACTATAAATGTGTGATTTTTTAAAAAGTCTTTCTGAAAAATATTTGTAAAAGAAAAAGACATTTTGTTGTAATTTCTAACAGCATTTGTAAGCTGTAATATATTCAATTCATTCCCGCCTAAAGGAGTAATATATACACTTTCTGAATATTTTTTACTTTTATTGTCATAAGGTACCGTT
The window above is part of the Polaribacter sp. SA4-12 genome. Proteins encoded here:
- a CDS encoding tRNA dihydrouridine synthase — protein: MSHTLLSSPLQGFTDYKFRNAFNHFFGGIDTFYSPYIRLNGKMVIKNSYKRDIDLENNTELEVIPQIITNDADEFLFVSKYVRELGYKELNWNLGCPYPMVTKRGMGSGLIHDAEKIDSILHKVHNESDILVSMKMRMGYENPEEILDTLPILDKYPLKNIAIHARIGKQLYKGGTNLEAFQKCLDNSKHKMYYNGDITSVASFKKLQERFTTIDHWMIGRGLIADPFLPSMIKNDTTEYPKNRFDIFNEFHDRIYQEYDAALSGPTPIKMKMLGFWEYFAQSFSNPQKTYKKIKKASNPKNYAIAVREILKEAKNS
- a CDS encoding Spy/CpxP family protein refolding chaperone encodes the protein MKNILTIVVLVFAFTFTAQAQKRGGKPSAEKMLTKMTKELNLTEAQQSKIKPLLYAQIADRMAMNDNRKASRESGKKPSKEERTQLREDRMEKEAAFNTEIASILNEEQLVKFEKIAKERKEKGKDRMKMKKQ
- a CDS encoding carboxypeptidase-like regulatory domain-containing protein translates to MKKIYFFFFAFNFILGSLFSQEKFSCTVLDITTKKPVVYATVMLKKINRGTHADLNGNFEIPLRYKKTGIIRISSIGYKTKEIKLSTLKRKSTNIIYVSPSNNYLSEIVVKTTKKKERQPLAKQIVRKAIENILENYPTEAHSYIGYYRDYQQPVGDSYQKTIKSEEQIKYLNVNEAILESFDDGFDSDKLKSKKNQTLLYKYRTNKSFVQDSTLTVPYDNKSKKYSESVYITPLGGNELNILQLTNAVRNYNKMSFSFTNIFQKDFLKNHTFIVKRIIFSDKIPLYEITFSSINTKTSNDYAAYGSIYISKQEFAIHKLNYNLYYKRKKNPQYSITIEYRPKKDKMYLNYITFNNFFKATNGNYFKIDKTIFDPKKNSFIVSFNRQLYFDSLEPFRRNFKMYYKNERLKVIDVNTFDTNDRTVTIHIDKESLTKINFEKEKYNPNYGKYFSFEIENIKDINGFIINQRASIKMNQYREFFVQEVFENKKIPLQQNFIDKSLPLSKSIITPLKLENNYWMNTPLKVKKGN
- a CDS encoding mechanosensitive ion channel family protein, whose translation is MKNFLWLVLLLPMLTAGQDSIRVNVRNPHATIYTHLYFLQSDSYEPKKAAKTILGLSEEKAIEKAIKIKQVLDGKGLYVDVNKIPTNPNYKDTIGYSSYSRYVLFPQRMPQIYVEKIDDNWYYSTETVAKIEGLYKEVFPWYIQKLQKLIPVSGHKKLLGLELWQFIGLLLMLVLGYLVFFIVKRIAFFILRKIQQQVTKNSNIEVNKVLKKLAHPISLLLLVAFIDKIFPSLQFGLTTNTWVFLGLNIAETVFWIYVFLKLVQVVMRIYAEFTERTHGRLDDQLVPILDSFLTGLVIVVGVFRLLVLFGVDASTMLAGATIGGLAFALASQDTVKNLIGTIMIFLDKPFHIEDWIEAGEVVGTVERVGFRSTQVRAADTSIYQIPNSKLSELVINNKGLRLFRRYNTNLGLRYDTPPELIEAFVKGLREIVIEHPETRSDSFNIEFTGFGDSALLIMVNVYFKSLAWGIEQSSKHRLHIAIVKLASELGVDFAFPSTTVTIEQFPEKQGISLKYDINKERTDAVISKIVSDFNKGN